One Xiphophorus maculatus strain JP 163 A chromosome 23, X_maculatus-5.0-male, whole genome shotgun sequence genomic window, TATAGACAAGTGGGCAAAATTTGGTCTTGCTTGTTTTACCTTGGATTTTGGAATGAGGCCCACTCTGAAGAAACCAATTTGTCCAGTTTCAATCTTGGTGCAGTCAACCACAGTAGATGCAATATTCTCAGGGGAGGGGCCATCACACAACACTCCTTCAAccttaacaaaacaaatcatattCAGAACatgaacaacatttttatttgtttcatctgaaCTTCTCCATGCTATCTCATGATTATCACCTTTTTTCCCAGTTTAGCATAAACTTGGTTATGGTGAGTTGTATCTGCCTCGCCTGTTGGGTTGGCTGAGGTTACTGCAATTGGACCCACCTTTTAGAAATAGAAGATGGTCAATCAGCAATGTAAGATTATTTCTAATTAAACTGAGATGGTCTTTGATCCATAATCTTGGACTTTACCAAATTAATCAGATGTGTAGCTACTGCACAGTCTGGGCTCCTGATGGCAATGCTTTGTGGAGTCCCGATGTGTTTGGCAGCATCTCCCAAACCAAATATGTCCAACCATGGTCCTATCAAAGTTAGCCAACAAAACCCATTAGATATTCCCATGAGCACATCATGAACTCAGTTTTCACAAAGTTTTCCCTGAAAATAAGAAATCACTCACCTCTGGGGATGACCATGCTGATAGAGGAAGGCCATGCAGCCTCCATGAAGTCCAGGAGCAGGGGACTCAGCAGGTGTCTAACAGGCTCCAGCTGCTTGACGGAAGAGATCCACATGGACATGGGTCGGTCCTCAGCCTGCTTCTTAACTCTGAAGCAAAACAGTAATGATCAtcagtgacagaaaaacaaataaaaaagttgctAAGAGAAAGTTTTACAACTATGAAGCCTACTTGTAAGCTTTGATAACTGCATCTGGTCTGTTGCAGGCAGCCACCAGCACATAGACAGTGTCAGTTGGCATTCCACATATGCCTCCATTTTTCATGATTTCTACATCATATAAATacacagcagaagaaaaatatggaTATCAGGTCATACATGTAAACAGAGTACACTAAAAACTATCGACATGATCTTCTCACCTGCAATCTGCTGAACTGATGCTGCTTTGCGAGCTGGTACATGTGGACAGACCCCTTCCCCTCCTCCGACCCCACCCAGATTGACTAAAGGTCTTCCTAAGGGGATTTGAGGAGACTGGAAGGTGCTGTTGAAAATGTGCGCcaagaaacagtaaaaactgaCAAGACCAAAGATGATTGTGACGCCAATATCATAACCATAGGGCAGTGCACCAATTGCATCCAGCAGGAAGCTGATGAGGATGAGCTGGAAGGTGAATGCATAGACAAACCAGGCAACATTAAGAAATAATGCTGCAATTGTCAACAGGAGGTTAAACATCATGAAACCAATGATCCCAACAGCGACATTGAAGCCTCTGGTCTCACTGTAAAGACCACCAAATCGTGTCAACCCCCACACCGTCCACATCAACCCGTAGAGAATAAAGGCAGTGCTCTCCAGAGTTTTACCCCTAGCAAACTCCACTGAACCACACAGGAGCTGCAACACTCCGCCAGCCATCACTGCCCAGGGCAAAACCAGCACAGTCAGAGGATTCCTGTCCCCAATGGTGGCTGTGATGGCAAAAGCTGCCAGAACATTGCAGGCGTGGCCCAGCACTTCTGCATCTGCATATTTGGAGTATCCAAGGTGAGGTGTATGCAGGTCTTTATCCAGAGCCCTGAGAGTAAGACTGCGGATTCTGGTTACTAAAGCTTTGAAATGTCCCTGCCCAGTAGGAATTTTGGTGCTGGAGACCATGTTGAATGTTGTAACAAAAAGCACTCCAGCAGAAGCTACAAAGATAGCTCCTTGTACACCCTGAGTGCCACCTTGGAAGAAGCCTTGAGGTTGGGCTGCAATGGAAATACAATAGGCTACAAAGAATAACTGGTAGAGGCCATCCAACATGCTCTTCTGACAGCTGAACAGCGCGAGGACAAAGAAAAGAACGGCAAAGACAACAGGGAAGGGAACTGGGGAGAATGGCTGAATGGAGTACAATGATAACAGAGCGCTGTAACCCTCAGCAAATTTGAGCAAAGATGTAAAGCCATAGAAAGTCGCAGCTAATGTGTCCATTGCTCGGTAAAAGAGGACACACATGCCAAGCTGGAAGACTCCAGCTGTCCAGAGCCAGGGGACATGGCCAACAGAGAGTTGGGGGACCACGCCTACCAGGGGACAGGCTAATACAGAGGCAGATAACAAGTTCATCACCAAACCTACACTAATTACAGCACTGcagctctggttctgctctgttttcagttcatttttctgtttcatgatTGTTCCTGGAGGTTTCACTTTGCCCTGTGTGATGGTGTACAGCAAACGCCCAAAGCCAAAATAGGCACACACAAGACAAACAAGGAGGTAGTTTGCAGCTGTGGCAGACTGACCGAAGTCTGAATCTGACAGACCAGCGATTTGATGGGCACAGGCTAAGGAAATGCTGATAGCTATGACCAGGAGAACTGGTTTCTTCACAAAGAGGGCTGCAGTGCCAATGATGAACAGGGCTAAGGTAAATGCTGCCAGGCCAGGAATCAGAGAGGAGTTTAGCTCTGTGAGTGGCAACACTCTCTGTCCTGCCAGGATGTAGACCAGACCCGACCCACACCACAGCGCAGAGACGGTCAGACACAGAGTGGAAAACAGTCGGGAGTGGGACAGACTGTGACGGACACCTAGAAAGATACATTACAGGGTCAGGAGGCtggaaaaggcagaaaattaaaatctgtgagGTGAAATATACTGAAAACAAACCTGTGTAAGCTATCAGGGCAGCAATGATGAGGAGTAAAATCCCCAGCGCAGTGAGGGGGATGAAGTCTTTCTCATGAGTGCTGGCATAGCTGTTCACCAGCAGCAGGAGAGAGCCTGAAAGTCAAAAACCTGTTATCCAGAGCTG contains:
- the LOC102219705 gene encoding uncharacterized protein LOC102219705, translating into MAQRSSLDESVGILSISAGSLLLLVNSYASTHEKDFIPLTALGILLLIIAALIAYTGVRHSLSHSRLFSTLCLTVSALWCGSGLVYILAGQRVLPLTELNSSLIPGLAAFTLALFIIGTAALFVKKPVLLVIAISISLACAHQIAGLSDSDFGQSATAANYLLVCLVCAYFGFGRLLYTITQGKVKPPGTIMKQKNELKTEQNQSCSAVISVGLVMNLLSASVLACPLVGVVPQLSVGHVPWLWTAGVFQLGMCVLFYRAMDTLAATFYGFTSLLKFAEGYSALLSLYSIQPFSPVPFPVVFAVLFFVLALFSCQKSMLDGLYQLFFVAYCISIAAQPQGFFQGGTQGVQGAIFVASAGVLFVTTFNMVSSTKIPTGQGHFKALVTRIRSLTLRALDKDLHTPHLGYSKYADAEVLGHACNVLAAFAITATIGDRNPLTVLVLPWAVMAGGVLQLLCGSVEFARGKTLESTAFILYGLMWTVWGLTRFGGLYSETRGFNVAVGIIGFMMFNLLLTIAALFLNVAWFVYAFTFQLILISFLLDAIGALPYGYDIGVTIIFGLVSFYCFLAHIFNSTFQSPQIPLGRPLVNLGGVGGGEGVCPHVPARKAASVQQIAEIMKNGGICGMPTDTVYVLVAACNRPDAVIKAYKVKKQAEDRPMSMWISSVKQLEPVRHLLSPLLLDFMEAAWPSSISMVIPRGPWLDIFGLGDAAKHIGTPQSIAIRSPDCAVATHLINLVGPIAVTSANPTGEADTTHHNQVYAKLGKKVEGVLCDGPSPENIASTVVDCTKIETGQIGFFRVGLIPKSKVFQIFEKVKNRHSQGQINPAFEHDLAPPDTQTEESLGRDETSESGRETENSALSTTHEQSTDLNSDS